The following are encoded together in the Mycolicibacterium arabiense genome:
- a CDS encoding condensation domain-containing protein → MRIGKITVGALHEWSLTPGSVTSWHPTAAAADVARRAPLSSVPVSHMQRQHLRNYCDRAEAGLNFSRQIIASCEMPGQCDIAAMNDAVNAYLRRHDTFRSRFERTETGDFIRYAIEDPAEIEFVPVDQGQMTVDEIRAHVVAIPNPLEWGCFTFGVIQNENDFKFFASMDHVHGDATLIGTTMMEANGMYSALSGGGHALTLPDAGSFDDFCVREHEYTSALTVDSPGVQRWIDFAENNGDGFPDFPLPLGDPNVATSSDMTSEVLLDDAQTQRFDEACAAAGARFVGGLFACLGLVEHEFTGALTYHGLTPRDSRTAGDNFMTQGWFTGLIPISVPIAATSFSEAAWAAQSSFDAGLDMARVPYYRVLELAPWLNWPRPNFPVSNFLHGGAAPLNAILAAADMGLANDIGIYPDGRFSYQLTIYVFRYGEGTVMAIMHPDNPVARKSVTRYMQAMKSVVGRVADSGQWGRGA, encoded by the coding sequence TTGCGCATCGGGAAGATCACGGTCGGCGCACTCCACGAATGGTCGCTGACCCCGGGCTCGGTCACCTCCTGGCACCCGACGGCCGCAGCTGCGGACGTCGCGCGACGGGCGCCGCTCAGTTCGGTGCCGGTCAGTCACATGCAGCGCCAGCACCTGCGCAACTACTGCGACCGGGCCGAGGCGGGCTTGAACTTCTCCCGGCAGATCATCGCCAGCTGCGAGATGCCCGGCCAGTGCGACATCGCCGCCATGAACGACGCCGTCAACGCCTACCTGCGTAGGCACGACACGTTCCGCAGCCGATTCGAACGGACCGAGACGGGCGACTTCATCCGGTACGCCATCGAGGATCCGGCCGAGATCGAGTTCGTCCCGGTCGACCAGGGCCAGATGACCGTCGACGAGATCCGCGCGCACGTGGTGGCCATCCCGAACCCGCTGGAGTGGGGCTGCTTCACATTCGGCGTCATCCAGAACGAGAACGACTTCAAGTTCTTCGCCTCCATGGACCACGTGCACGGCGACGCCACGCTGATCGGCACGACGATGATGGAAGCCAACGGGATGTACTCCGCGCTCAGTGGCGGCGGCCATGCCCTGACGCTGCCCGACGCGGGCAGCTTCGACGACTTCTGCGTGCGGGAGCACGAGTACACCTCGGCATTGACCGTGGACTCCCCGGGTGTGCAGCGGTGGATCGACTTCGCCGAGAACAACGGTGATGGCTTCCCCGACTTCCCGCTGCCGCTGGGCGACCCGAACGTGGCGACGAGCAGCGACATGACCTCCGAGGTCCTGCTGGACGACGCGCAGACGCAACGCTTCGACGAGGCCTGCGCGGCCGCGGGTGCCCGGTTCGTCGGCGGTCTCTTCGCCTGTCTCGGTCTGGTGGAGCACGAATTCACCGGCGCGCTCACCTATCACGGCCTCACGCCGAGGGATTCCCGCACGGCCGGCGACAACTTCATGACCCAGGGCTGGTTCACCGGGTTGATCCCGATCAGCGTCCCGATCGCGGCGACGTCGTTCAGCGAGGCGGCGTGGGCAGCGCAGTCCTCGTTCGACGCCGGCTTGGACATGGCGCGGGTGCCGTACTACCGCGTCCTGGAGTTGGCGCCGTGGCTGAACTGGCCGCGGCCCAACTTCCCGGTGTCGAACTTCCTGCACGGCGGCGCTGCTCCGCTCAACGCGATCCTCGCCGCGGCGGACATGGGGCTGGCCAACGACATCGGGATCTATCCCGACGGCCGGTTCTCCTACCAGCTGACGATCTACGTCTTCCGCTACGGCGAGGGCACGGTGATGGCGATCATGCATCCCGACAACCCGGTTGCCAGGAAGTCGGTCACCCGCTACATGCAGGCGATGAAGTCGGTGGTGGGGCGAGTTGCCGACAGCGGGCAATGGGGACGCGGGGCATAG
- a CDS encoding MMPL/RND family transporter, whose protein sequence is MRRLADLVVRWPWAVIGVWVALAIALPLAFPSLGTMAQRNPLAILPSDAPSSVTARKMTEAFQEPGNDNLLLVALINENGLEPADEATYRKLVDAVRDDVRDVVSVQDFVATPQLRPFLTSEDKTTWVLPVSLAGELGTPQAFDAFNRVADVVERSVADSPLDVHLTGPAATVADLTVAGEQDRLPIELAIAFLVLAVLLLVYRNVVTMLLPLVTIGSSLVVAQAVVAGYSHLTGAGVSNQSIVFLSAIIAGAGTDYAVFLISRYHDYLRSGAEYDAAVKAAMASIGKVITASAITVGLTFLLLSFAKMGVFKTVGVSSAIGIGVAYLAGVTLLPAILVLAGPRGWVKPRRELTTAFWRRSGIRIVRRPVTHLVASLLVLALLAGLSIFARYNYDDRKVVEASAPSSIGYAALERHFPISHSIPEYILIQSPHDLRTPRALADLEQLASRVEQLPDIGMVSGITRPLGEVPPEFRATFQAGIVGDRLAGGSALIGQRSGDLNRLAAGADTMAESLADVRTQINQIAPSIQGLVDTLSAVRTEDNGDKLVRDVEVAAKLVASVNALANSMGVNFAAVKNVFAWIGPVLAALQGNQICDANPSCRDTRMQFQRLVDADNDGSLDQINQLAGELQSVDDKESLNATVKKLNAALTSANKAVKAMGLDRPGGPQAGLRELQQGANRLAGGSRDVANGVDELVEQVKVIAAGLNEASTFLLNMRSNAGDPAQAGFNIPPEVLNLSDFQKAAKAYISPDGRSVRYLVQTELNPFSSEAMDQVNQIGDVARGAQPNTTLADATISMGGLPAALRDTRDYYQQDIRFIIIATIIVVLLTLMLLLRSVIAPLYLVGSVVVSYFAAIGIGILTFQYLLGEQLHWSVPPLAFVVLVAVGADYNMLFVSRMRDESPHSVRYGIIRTLSSTGGVITAAGLIFAASMAGLLFSSIGIVIQGGFVIGVGILLDTFVVRTITVPAIATLVGRANWWPSRMGVRQSPPSSQVQSPAEPVQ, encoded by the coding sequence ATGAGACGGCTAGCCGATCTCGTGGTGCGGTGGCCATGGGCGGTGATCGGGGTGTGGGTCGCCTTGGCGATCGCACTGCCGCTGGCCTTCCCGTCCCTGGGCACGATGGCGCAGCGCAATCCGCTCGCCATCCTCCCCAGCGACGCGCCGTCGAGCGTCACCGCCAGGAAGATGACCGAGGCGTTCCAGGAACCGGGCAACGACAACCTCCTGCTGGTCGCGCTGATCAACGAGAACGGGCTGGAACCCGCCGACGAGGCGACGTACCGCAAGCTCGTCGACGCGGTGCGCGACGACGTGCGCGACGTCGTGTCGGTCCAGGACTTCGTCGCCACGCCTCAGCTGCGGCCGTTCCTGACGAGCGAGGACAAGACGACCTGGGTGTTGCCGGTGAGCCTGGCGGGGGAGCTGGGGACGCCGCAGGCCTTCGACGCGTTCAACCGGGTGGCCGACGTCGTCGAACGCAGCGTCGCAGACAGTCCGCTCGACGTTCACCTCACCGGGCCCGCGGCGACCGTCGCCGACCTGACGGTCGCGGGCGAGCAGGACCGTCTGCCGATCGAACTCGCGATCGCCTTCCTGGTGCTCGCCGTCCTGCTGCTGGTGTACCGCAACGTGGTCACAATGCTGCTGCCGCTCGTCACGATCGGCTCGTCGCTCGTGGTCGCCCAAGCAGTGGTGGCCGGTTACTCCCATCTGACGGGCGCAGGCGTCTCCAACCAGTCCATCGTGTTCCTCAGCGCGATCATCGCCGGTGCCGGAACCGACTATGCCGTCTTCCTCATCAGCCGCTACCACGACTATCTGCGATCGGGCGCCGAGTACGACGCCGCGGTCAAGGCGGCGATGGCGTCGATCGGAAAGGTCATCACCGCATCGGCCATCACCGTGGGGCTCACGTTCCTGCTGCTGAGTTTCGCGAAGATGGGCGTGTTCAAGACCGTCGGGGTGTCGTCGGCGATCGGAATCGGCGTCGCCTACCTCGCCGGAGTGACCCTGCTGCCCGCGATCCTGGTGCTCGCCGGGCCGCGCGGCTGGGTCAAGCCACGGCGTGAACTGACCACCGCGTTCTGGCGGCGTTCGGGCATCCGGATCGTCCGCCGGCCGGTGACCCACCTGGTCGCGAGCCTGCTCGTCCTCGCGCTGCTGGCCGGGCTCTCGATCTTCGCCCGCTACAACTACGACGACCGCAAGGTCGTGGAGGCGTCGGCGCCCAGTTCGATCGGGTACGCGGCGCTCGAGCGCCACTTCCCGATCAGCCACTCCATCCCCGAGTACATCCTCATCCAGTCGCCCCACGACCTGCGCACGCCACGAGCCCTGGCGGACCTGGAGCAGCTGGCCTCACGCGTCGAGCAGCTCCCCGACATCGGCATGGTCAGCGGCATCACCCGGCCCCTCGGCGAGGTGCCGCCGGAATTCCGGGCCACGTTCCAGGCCGGCATCGTCGGTGACCGGCTCGCGGGCGGGTCGGCCCTGATCGGCCAGCGCAGCGGCGATCTCAACCGGCTCGCCGCCGGGGCCGACACGATGGCCGAGAGCCTCGCCGACGTGCGCACCCAGATCAACCAGATAGCGCCCAGCATCCAGGGCCTGGTCGACACGTTGTCCGCCGTCCGAACCGAGGACAACGGCGACAAGCTGGTGCGCGACGTCGAGGTCGCGGCGAAACTGGTCGCCAGCGTGAACGCGCTCGCCAACTCCATGGGCGTGAACTTCGCGGCGGTCAAGAACGTCTTCGCCTGGATCGGCCCGGTGCTCGCAGCGCTGCAGGGCAATCAGATCTGCGACGCCAATCCCTCCTGCCGCGACACCCGCATGCAGTTCCAGCGGCTCGTCGACGCGGACAACGACGGCAGCCTCGACCAGATCAACCAGCTGGCCGGAGAACTCCAGAGCGTCGACGACAAGGAATCGCTCAACGCGACGGTGAAGAAGCTCAACGCCGCCCTCACCAGCGCCAACAAGGCCGTCAAGGCCATGGGACTCGACCGGCCCGGCGGCCCGCAGGCCGGCTTGCGCGAGTTGCAGCAGGGCGCCAACCGGCTGGCAGGCGGCAGCCGCGACGTGGCCAACGGTGTGGACGAACTCGTCGAGCAGGTGAAGGTGATCGCCGCCGGCCTGAACGAGGCATCGACGTTCCTGCTGAACATGCGGAGCAACGCAGGCGACCCTGCGCAGGCCGGGTTCAACATCCCACCCGAGGTGCTGAACCTGTCTGACTTCCAGAAGGCGGCCAAGGCGTACATCTCACCGGACGGCCGTTCCGTCCGGTATCTGGTGCAGACCGAACTCAACCCGTTCAGCTCGGAGGCGATGGATCAGGTCAACCAGATCGGTGACGTCGCCAGGGGTGCCCAGCCGAACACCACGCTCGCCGACGCGACGATATCGATGGGCGGACTACCTGCCGCGTTGCGCGATACGCGCGACTACTACCAGCAGGACATTCGCTTCATCATCATCGCGACCATCATCGTCGTCCTGCTGACCCTGATGTTGCTGTTGCGTTCGGTGATCGCGCCGCTGTATCTCGTCGGCTCGGTGGTGGTGTCCTACTTCGCGGCGATCGGGATCGGCATCCTGACGTTCCAGTACCTACTCGGCGAGCAGTTGCACTGGAGCGTGCCGCCGTTGGCGTTCGTCGTGTTGGTCGCAGTGGGCGCCGACTACAACATGCTCTTCGTCTCGCGCATGCGCGACGAGTCTCCGCACAGCGTGCGCTACGGCATCATCCGCACCCTGAGTTCGACGGGCGGTGTGATCACCGCGGCGGGGCTGATCTTCGCGGCCTCGATGGCAGGCCTGCTGTTCTCGAGCATCGGGATCGTGATCCAGGGCGGCTTCGTGATCGGGGTGGGAATCCTGCTCGACACCTTCGTGGTGCGCACGATCACGGTGCCTGCGATCGCCACCCTGGTCGGGCGGGCCAACTGGTGGCCGTCGCGGATGGGCGTGCGGCAGTCGCCGCCGTCGTCGCAGGTCCAGTCGCCGGCCGAACCCGTCCAGTAG